A genomic region of Candidatus Sulfotelmatobacter sp. contains the following coding sequences:
- a CDS encoding serine hydrolase has protein sequence MSFSARRCAGIFILATLAALPAMTAGDAHATTTTVKIGSSPSSTTTKHRSHHSRRARRAPPGGVYARNAVVFDPATGEVLYEKNAALSVPIASITKLMTAMVFLEQKPDFDREVEVTQAELSGGGHTQLRNHERVALGDLLHMSLMCSDNVATRVIVRESGLDMEDFLARMNQKALELGLTHSRFVEITGLDQRNVSTATDVARLLQAAASQNLVRDITTTPSYEFRSSRRDHLISNTNRLLYGRYEILGGKTGFISEAGYCLATWVRTQGREFIAVVLGAPTNATRFADVVRLIQRTTSPTVASTNS, from the coding sequence ATGTCTTTCTCCGCACGGCGCTGCGCCGGGATTTTCATCCTGGCCACGCTGGCAGCGCTGCCGGCCATGACGGCCGGCGACGCCCACGCGACCACCACCACGGTCAAGATCGGTTCGAGCCCTTCGTCCACGACCACGAAGCATCGCTCGCACCATTCGCGGCGCGCCCGCCGGGCGCCGCCCGGGGGTGTTTACGCGCGCAATGCGGTCGTATTCGACCCGGCCACCGGCGAGGTGCTCTACGAGAAGAACGCGGCCCTGTCGGTGCCGATTGCGAGCATCACCAAGCTGATGACGGCCATGGTGTTCCTCGAGCAGAAGCCGGATTTCGACCGCGAAGTCGAGGTCACCCAGGCCGAGCTGAGCGGCGGCGGGCACACTCAGCTCCGGAATCACGAGCGCGTCGCGCTCGGCGATCTGCTGCACATGAGCCTGATGTGCTCCGACAACGTCGCGACCCGCGTGATCGTTCGCGAGTCGGGCCTCGACATGGAGGACTTCCTCGCGCGCATGAACCAGAAGGCCCTGGAGCTGGGCCTCACGCATTCGCGCTTCGTCGAGATCACCGGGCTCGATCAACGCAACGTATCGACCGCGACCGACGTCGCGCGTCTGCTGCAGGCGGCCGCCAGCCAGAATCTGGTGCGCGACATCACCACCACGCCGAGCTACGAGTTCCGTTCGTCACGTCGCGACCATTTGATCTCGAATACCAATCGCCTGCTCTACGGCCGCTATGAAATCCTCGGCGGCAAGACCGGCTTCATCAGCGAGGCCGGCTACTGCCTCGCCACCTGGGTGCGCACGCAGGGCCGCGAGTTCATCGCGGTCGTGCTGGGCGCGCCGACCAACGCGACGCGCTTCGCCGACGTGGTTCGGCTGATTCAGCGAACGACTTCGCCGACCGTCGCCTCCACCAACTCCTGA